One window of Cohnella hashimotonis genomic DNA carries:
- a CDS encoding MFS transporter translates to MNRPNFFSSQLTVLRSLHFFNYATQTLIATFFPLYFYDLGFTKLQIGAVYSVGPMMSIFANLLAGIISDKTQGLRRVLNLIFIGQIVALALLLPQKEFVHISLIMALMYLFQTPVNAMMDSMSLLAASTMKRSFASIRMFGSLGFAVCSLVFGYVLKQTGSDWTLWLALGTVCVSLLISLGLADFQSKVGKFRFGGLVDIIKRGDTLMFFLLVAFVSIAHRMNEGFLGVAMRDLGASDDLIGYAWLASAASEIPIFFLLARYGNRFKELPLLAIASLLYAVRLALISVIHEPAGFIAVQAMHSVTFGIYYITALRYMQSIVSDAYRSSGQALFSVVWTGIAGLIAGTVGGALFDAYGLATVFRTGAVSALIAAAGFMLVHLRRTNV, encoded by the coding sequence ATGAACCGACCGAATTTTTTTTCATCCCAACTTACCGTTCTGCGCAGTCTTCACTTTTTCAACTACGCCACGCAGACGCTTATCGCGACGTTTTTCCCCTTATATTTTTACGACCTCGGCTTCACCAAGCTGCAGATCGGCGCCGTCTATTCGGTCGGACCGATGATGTCGATATTCGCCAATCTGTTGGCCGGCATCATCAGCGACAAGACGCAAGGCCTGCGCCGCGTGCTGAACCTGATCTTCATCGGTCAGATCGTCGCTCTAGCCCTACTGCTGCCGCAAAAAGAATTCGTGCATATCTCGCTGATCATGGCACTTATGTATTTGTTCCAGACGCCGGTGAACGCGATGATGGACAGCATGTCCCTGCTTGCCGCGAGCACGATGAAACGCAGCTTCGCCTCGATCCGCATGTTCGGCTCGCTCGGCTTTGCGGTGTGCTCGCTCGTATTCGGTTATGTGCTCAAGCAGACAGGCTCCGACTGGACCCTGTGGCTCGCTCTAGGCACTGTGTGCGTGTCTCTCCTCATTTCGCTGGGCCTCGCCGATTTTCAATCCAAGGTCGGCAAATTCCGCTTCGGCGGACTGGTCGACATCATCAAACGCGGGGACACGCTGATGTTTTTCCTGCTCGTCGCATTCGTATCGATCGCCCATCGGATGAACGAGGGCTTCCTCGGCGTAGCGATGCGCGATCTTGGGGCAAGCGACGACTTGATCGGGTACGCCTGGCTTGCGTCGGCTGCCAGCGAGATCCCCATCTTTTTTCTGCTCGCTCGCTATGGCAACCGCTTCAAGGAGCTTCCCCTGCTTGCGATCGCCAGTCTGCTCTACGCGGTCAGGCTTGCTCTCATCAGCGTCATCCACGAACCGGCTGGATTCATCGCTGTCCAAGCCATGCACAGCGTGACGTTCGGCATTTACTACATCACGGCGCTCCGTTACATGCAGTCCATCGTCAGCGACGCCTATCGATCGTCCGGCCAGGCGCTGTTCAGCGTCGTGTGGACGGGAATCGCCGGGCTCATTGCCGGCACCGTCGGCGGCGCGCTGTTTGACGCGTACGGCCTTGCCACCGTGTTCCGGACCGGCGCCGTCTCCGCCCTGATCGCGGCTGCGGGATTCATGCTCGTGCACTTGCGCAGAACTAATGTGTGA
- a CDS encoding NAD(P)/FAD-dependent oxidoreductase, whose product MQPNVFDVTIIGGGPAGLYSTFYSGLREMKTKLIEYQPMLGGKVNVYPEKMIWDVGGLTPVTGEQLIKQLIQQGLTFSPEVVLGEKVTSISKGEDGLFVLCTDSGDKHYSKTVILAVGGGILKPTKLDIDGADRFEVSNLHYTVKSLSRFKDKTVLISGGGNSAIDWANELEPIAAKVYLTYRKETLKGHEAEITKLNSGTVVCLLNTAIDKLVASDSHDAICSVMLKNMEDDSIVELQVDEVIINHGYERDSDMLDKSDIDVRMRPDWGIDGTPMSETSVPGLYAAGDILAHDGKLHLIAGAFQDAANAVNKAKQYITPEANAYGMVSSHNDVFAKRNAELKKQMFAK is encoded by the coding sequence ATGCAACCGAACGTATTTGACGTCACCATTATCGGCGGAGGCCCGGCCGGGCTATACTCCACCTTCTATAGCGGTCTGCGGGAAATGAAGACGAAGCTCATCGAGTATCAGCCGATGCTCGGGGGCAAGGTCAACGTTTATCCGGAGAAAATGATCTGGGACGTCGGGGGACTCACGCCGGTTACCGGCGAGCAGCTCATCAAGCAGCTGATCCAGCAGGGCCTCACCTTCAGTCCCGAAGTCGTCCTGGGCGAAAAGGTCACGTCCATCTCCAAAGGCGAGGACGGTCTGTTCGTCCTGTGCACGGATTCCGGCGACAAGCACTATTCGAAAACGGTCATCCTCGCCGTTGGCGGCGGCATACTGAAGCCTACCAAGCTCGATATCGACGGCGCGGACAGGTTCGAGGTGTCCAACCTCCATTACACCGTCAAGTCTCTCTCCCGCTTCAAGGACAAAACGGTCCTGATCTCGGGCGGCGGCAATTCGGCGATCGACTGGGCCAACGAGCTTGAACCGATCGCGGCCAAGGTGTATCTGACCTACCGCAAGGAAACCCTGAAGGGCCACGAAGCAGAGATTACGAAGCTTAACAGCGGTACTGTCGTCTGCCTGCTGAATACGGCGATCGACAAGCTCGTCGCTTCGGACAGCCATGACGCGATCTGCAGCGTTATGCTGAAGAACATGGAAGACGATTCCATCGTTGAGCTTCAGGTCGATGAAGTGATCATCAACCACGGCTACGAGCGCGACAGCGACATGCTCGACAAGAGCGATATCGACGTTCGGATGCGGCCGGATTGGGGCATCGACGGCACGCCGATGAGCGAGACGTCCGTGCCCGGCCTTTACGCCGCAGGCGATATTCTCGCGCATGACGGCAAGCTTCACCTGATCGCGGGCGCCTTCCAGGACGCAGCGAACGCCGTCAACAAGGCGAAGCAATACATCACGCCCGAAGCGAATGCCTACGGCATGGTGTCCTCGCACAATGACGTGTTCGCCAAACGCAACGCAGAGCTTAAAAAGCAAATGTTCGCGAAGTAG
- a CDS encoding replication-associated recombination protein A, with protein sequence MDLFSYGEEKRPTARLLADRMRPESLDEYIGQEHIVGPGKLLRRAIEGDAVTSILLFGPPGSGKTTLAHIISKRTEGDFVRLNAVDASVKDVREVIEQAERNKNMYGRKTILFLDEVHRFNSARQDALLPAVEKGIIVFIGATTENPYHSVNGALLSRSTLFRLEALTKAHSLAAMRRAIADPGKGLGFMKLQVDEEALDHIASMANGDIRRALTALELAAVTTPSEPDGSVRVTLEVAEESIRQPTIQADESTQYDVLSAFHKSVRGSSDAALYWFLYAVERLGMDPMTFLRRLTVACSEDIGLANPQAMVQAVSAMEAYHRIGWPESKYIVAQAILFAVESPKSNAIAVTIGKIEASFELTKSAEVPMHLRDGHYGGAKKLGHVGYKYPHDFPGHYVDQQYLPEKLKKRAFYEATAQGMEERIRTNQLRRRKTERT encoded by the coding sequence ATGGATTTATTCAGCTACGGAGAAGAAAAGCGACCGACTGCCAGGCTGTTGGCCGATCGGATGCGGCCGGAGTCGCTCGACGAATATATCGGCCAGGAACATATCGTAGGGCCGGGCAAGCTGCTGCGCAGAGCGATCGAAGGAGACGCGGTCACGTCGATCTTGCTGTTCGGCCCGCCCGGATCGGGTAAGACGACGCTCGCGCATATTATCTCCAAGCGAACGGAAGGCGACTTTGTCCGTCTTAACGCGGTGGACGCTTCCGTGAAGGACGTGCGGGAGGTTATCGAGCAGGCGGAGCGCAACAAGAACATGTACGGCCGCAAGACGATCCTGTTCCTGGACGAGGTTCACCGGTTTAACAGCGCGCGGCAGGATGCCCTGCTGCCCGCCGTCGAGAAAGGCATTATCGTGTTCATCGGGGCAACGACGGAAAATCCGTATCATTCGGTCAACGGTGCCCTCTTGTCCCGCTCGACGCTGTTCCGGCTTGAGGCGCTTACGAAGGCGCACTCGCTTGCGGCGATGCGGCGGGCGATCGCCGATCCGGGCAAAGGGCTTGGCTTTATGAAGCTTCAGGTCGACGAGGAAGCGCTGGACCATATCGCGTCGATGGCGAACGGCGATATCCGGCGCGCGCTGACGGCGCTGGAGCTGGCGGCGGTGACGACGCCGTCCGAGCCCGACGGCTCCGTCCGCGTGACGCTCGAGGTGGCGGAAGAGTCGATTCGCCAGCCCACGATTCAGGCGGACGAGTCGACGCAGTACGACGTGCTCTCGGCCTTTCACAAGAGCGTACGCGGGTCGAGCGATGCGGCGCTGTATTGGTTTTTGTACGCGGTCGAGCGGCTCGGCATGGATCCGATGACGTTCCTGCGGCGTCTGACGGTCGCATGCAGCGAGGACATCGGCCTGGCCAACCCGCAGGCCATGGTACAGGCGGTAAGCGCGATGGAGGCGTATCACCGTATCGGATGGCCCGAATCGAAGTACATCGTCGCCCAGGCGATCCTGTTTGCGGTCGAGAGTCCGAAGTCCAATGCCATCGCAGTGACGATCGGCAAGATCGAAGCGTCGTTCGAGCTTACCAAGTCGGCCGAGGTGCCGATGCATCTGCGCGACGGCCATTACGGCGGGGCCAAGAAGCTCGGACATGTAGGGTATAAGTATCCGCACGATTTTCCCGGACACTACGTGGACCAGCAATATTTGCCCGAAAAGCTGAAAAAACGGGCATTTTACGAGGCGACCGCGCAAGGGATGGAAGAGCGAATCCGTACGAATCAATTGCGCCGAAGGAAGACGGAGCGAACATGA
- a CDS encoding hemolysin family protein has protein sequence MEGDPFPVAVNLILILVLVFLNGFFVAAEFAMVKVRGSRIDTLVQEGNARARFASHLTSHLDAYLSACQLGITLASLGLGWIGEPAIADTIEPLFVAVGLPESWIHPISFVIAFTLITVLHIVLGELAPKTLAIRQAEKITLWTAAPLIFFARIMNPFIWLLNGMAGGLLRLFGIAPASESSSAHTEEEIRILMKESHESGIIDKTELALMDNIFDFADTNAREIMIPRTEMVCLYANHPFEANKAIALKEMHTRYPLCDDDKDDIIGFIHIKDLLKLPDNAVHDIRELVRPMTTVPESMPISTLLKMMQKRKTQIAILIDEYGGTSGLVTLEDIMEELVGEIQDEFDEERPEMERLDEYTYSVSGLVLIDEINSEFHLDIPSDDYDTIGGWMYSQIEIPPRKYQTIELESGYRFVVTEIDNLRVSRISIIRPEAYEGHSPLQASG, from the coding sequence TTGGAAGGTGACCCTTTTCCGGTTGCGGTGAATTTAATTCTGATCCTCGTTTTGGTGTTCCTGAACGGCTTTTTCGTCGCGGCAGAGTTCGCGATGGTCAAAGTCCGCGGCTCCCGCATCGATACGCTCGTGCAGGAGGGGAACGCCCGCGCGCGCTTCGCTTCGCATTTGACCTCACATTTGGACGCTTATCTGTCCGCGTGCCAGCTCGGCATTACCTTGGCCTCCCTGGGTTTAGGCTGGATCGGCGAACCGGCGATTGCCGACACGATCGAGCCGCTATTCGTAGCGGTTGGTCTGCCCGAATCCTGGATCCATCCGATTTCCTTCGTCATTGCCTTTACGCTGATTACCGTGCTTCATATCGTGCTCGGCGAGCTTGCGCCCAAGACGCTGGCGATCCGCCAGGCGGAGAAAATTACGCTTTGGACCGCAGCCCCGCTCATTTTTTTCGCTCGTATCATGAATCCGTTCATTTGGCTGCTTAACGGGATGGCGGGCGGCCTGCTCCGCCTGTTCGGCATCGCGCCTGCGTCCGAATCTTCTTCCGCGCATACGGAAGAGGAGATTCGCATTCTCATGAAGGAAAGTCACGAGAGCGGCATTATCGACAAGACGGAGCTTGCGTTGATGGACAATATTTTCGACTTTGCGGATACGAACGCACGGGAGATCATGATACCCCGCACGGAGATGGTATGCTTGTACGCGAACCATCCGTTCGAGGCGAACAAGGCCATAGCGCTCAAGGAAATGCACACCCGTTATCCGCTGTGCGACGACGACAAGGACGATATTATCGGTTTTATTCATATCAAGGATCTGCTGAAGCTGCCTGACAACGCCGTGCACGATATCCGCGAACTGGTCCGTCCGATGACGACCGTGCCGGAGAGCATGCCGATCAGCACGCTGCTCAAGATGATGCAAAAGCGCAAGACCCAGATCGCGATTCTAATCGACGAGTATGGCGGCACGTCAGGGCTCGTCACGCTTGAGGACATCATGGAAGAACTGGTGGGCGAGATTCAGGATGAGTTCGACGAGGAGCGCCCGGAAATGGAGCGTCTTGACGAATATACCTACTCGGTGAGCGGCCTCGTTTTGATCGACGAGATCAACTCGGAGTTCCATCTCGATATTCCTTCGGACGATTACGATACGATCGGCGGCTGGATGTACTCCCAGATCGAGATTCCACCGCGCAAATACCAGACGATTGAGCTCGAATCCGGCTACCGTTTCGTCGTCACGGAGATCGACAATCTTCGGGTGTCGCGGATCTCGATCATTCGTCCCGAGGCGTATGAAGGCCATTCGCCGCTGCAGGCATCGGGTTAA
- a CDS encoding CotH kinase family protein produces MPLPVRMLRISERHLNEMENNLWNGRFVPAAIEGWHAGAASVGVRYRGGHTRAYPKRSFEVASSQGTRHYNAELDDPSMIRNALSFWFLERIGLPSPSARHVLLALNGAPLGVYLEIEAVDDDFFRKRGLRASSLFYAVNDRADFRPAPRASLLDGYEYRFGGRGGRERLRGFIAGLHSRRSAAKTAAYLSSRLDIDNYLRWLGGAVLTGNYDGFDQNYAIYQNRATGRWSMVPWDYEGTWGRNCFGKSIGADLVEIGGYNSLTRKLLGHPPFKKRYKDLLRVLLGNAFTERSIMPRAEKLHREIAPYMRAERLARGAYAGFSGELKTIREYIRDRRAILIRDLKRL; encoded by the coding sequence GTGCCATTGCCCGTCAGAATGCTGCGCATCTCGGAACGTCATCTGAACGAAATGGAGAATAATCTATGGAACGGGCGCTTCGTTCCCGCTGCAATCGAGGGATGGCATGCCGGCGCCGCGTCTGTCGGCGTCCGCTACAGAGGCGGACATACGCGCGCCTATCCGAAGCGGTCGTTCGAAGTCGCCTCGTCCCAGGGAACTCGCCATTACAATGCCGAGCTCGACGATCCTTCAATGATCCGCAACGCGCTGTCGTTTTGGTTTCTGGAGCGCATCGGATTGCCCAGCCCTTCAGCCCGTCACGTGCTCCTTGCGCTTAACGGGGCACCGCTCGGCGTTTACTTGGAGATCGAAGCGGTGGACGACGACTTTTTTCGCAAAAGGGGGCTGCGTGCCTCGAGTTTGTTTTATGCGGTCAACGACCGCGCGGACTTTAGACCGGCTCCGCGAGCGTCGTTGCTGGACGGCTATGAATACCGTTTCGGCGGACGCGGCGGGCGGGAACGGCTGCGCGGGTTTATCGCCGGCCTTCACAGCCGGAGATCGGCTGCAAAGACAGCTGCTTACTTGTCGTCACGTCTTGATATCGACAATTACTTGCGATGGCTGGGCGGTGCCGTTCTCACTGGCAATTACGACGGCTTCGACCAGAACTACGCAATCTACCAGAACCGGGCAACCGGCCGTTGGTCGATGGTCCCGTGGGATTATGAGGGAACTTGGGGACGGAATTGCTTCGGAAAATCCATCGGCGCGGACCTTGTTGAGATCGGGGGCTACAATTCGCTGACGCGGAAGCTGCTGGGCCATCCGCCCTTTAAAAAGCGATATAAAGATTTACTTCGGGTGTTGCTTGGGAACGCCTTCACGGAGCGTTCGATCATGCCGCGAGCTGAGAAGCTGCACCGGGAGATCGCCCCTTATATGCGAGCGGAACGGCTTGCGCGCGGCGCTTATGCCGGCTTCTCCGGGGAATTGAAGACGATTCGTGAATACATTCGAGACAGGCGAGCCATATTGATTCGGGATTTGAAGAGACTGTAA
- a CDS encoding tRNA threonylcarbamoyladenosine dehydratase encodes MLHQFSRTELAIGPEGLETLKGSTVAVLGIGGVGGIAAEALARSGIGRIILIDKDVVDITNVNRQIHALTTTVGQPKAELMRDRIKLINPECDALALKMFYTEETYEELFKYPLDYVVDASDTISYKIHLIKQCLERRIPIISSMGAANKTDPSRFQVADISKTTVDPIARVIRTKLRKEGIKKGVKVVFSTEDPIKPREDVTQRIVPDTAPKEIRKAQQPPSSNAFVPPVAGLIMVSVVFRELVEAGRTKE; translated from the coding sequence ATGCTGCACCAGTTCTCGCGCACGGAGCTAGCCATCGGACCCGAGGGACTCGAAACGCTTAAGGGGAGCACGGTCGCCGTGCTCGGGATCGGGGGCGTCGGCGGCATCGCCGCCGAGGCGCTCGCCCGGTCGGGTATCGGGCGTATCATCCTCATCGACAAGGACGTCGTGGACATCACCAACGTCAACCGGCAGATCCACGCGCTCACGACGACCGTCGGCCAGCCGAAGGCCGAGCTGATGCGCGACCGTATCAAGCTGATCAACCCCGAATGCGACGCGCTCGCGCTCAAGATGTTTTACACCGAGGAGACGTACGAAGAGCTGTTCAAGTATCCGCTCGACTATGTGGTCGACGCTTCCGACACGATCTCTTACAAGATTCACTTGATCAAGCAATGTCTTGAGCGGCGCATTCCGATCATCTCGAGTATGGGCGCGGCCAACAAAACGGATCCGAGCCGGTTCCAGGTCGCGGACATCTCCAAGACGACTGTCGATCCGATCGCGCGCGTCATCCGCACCAAGCTGCGCAAAGAGGGCATTAAAAAGGGCGTCAAGGTCGTCTTCTCCACGGAGGATCCGATCAAGCCGCGGGAAGACGTGACCCAGCGAATCGTGCCGGATACGGCGCCGAAGGAAATCCGCAAAGCGCAGCAGCCGCCGTCCAGCAACGCCTTCGTGCCGCCTGTCGCCGGGCTTATCATGGTGAGCGTCGTATTCCGCGAATTGGTAGAGGCGGGCAGAACCAAAGAATAG
- the dtd gene encoding D-aminoacyl-tRNA deacylase produces MKVVLQRVSNARVEIDGKTVGEIGAGLVLLVGVSQEDTEGDAAWMADKIAGLRIFEDEGGKMNLSVKETGGAILSVSQFTLFGDTRKGRRPNFMGAARPEVASALYDRFNELLRETGLIVATGSFGAMMDVTLTNDGPVTLVLDTKE; encoded by the coding sequence ATGAAAGTCGTATTGCAGCGGGTTTCGAATGCCCGTGTCGAGATAGACGGAAAAACGGTTGGAGAAATTGGAGCGGGCCTAGTGCTGCTCGTTGGCGTCAGTCAAGAGGATACCGAAGGGGACGCAGCATGGATGGCCGACAAGATCGCCGGCCTCCGTATTTTCGAGGACGAAGGCGGCAAGATGAACCTGTCGGTAAAGGAGACGGGCGGCGCGATCTTGTCCGTCTCCCAGTTTACGCTGTTTGGGGATACGCGCAAGGGGCGGCGACCGAATTTTATGGGGGCGGCCAGGCCGGAGGTTGCTTCGGCGCTTTATGACCGGTTTAACGAGCTGTTGCGCGAAACGGGTTTGATCGTCGCGACCGGATCATTCGGGGCGATGATGGACGTGACGCTGACGAACGACGGACCGGTGACGTTGGTTCTGGATACGAAGGAATAA
- the hisS gene encoding histidine--tRNA ligase: protein MAFQKPPGTQDFLPGASELWQYVERTAREVARKYRFREIRTPVFEATELFQRGVGETTDIVEKEMYTFVDKGDRSMTLRPEGTAGVVRAYVENKLYGEPELSKLYYIGPMFRYERAQAGRYRQFHQFGVEAIGSEDPALDAEVVALGYSFYKEVGLTGVTVDINSVGTPEVRAAYRETLLGFLRPIKDTLCKDCQSRMERNPLRVLDCKVDQDKFEGAPSILDSLDEACSAHFALVRQYLDDMGVPYRVNPRLVRGLDYYTHTAFEYKAQGIGAIDTIGGGGRYNGLVSQIGGEDRPGVGLGLGLERTVMLLESQNAKPDFGPAVDVFVIALGERAERETPGLLYRLREAGLSVDKDYQGRKTKTLFKAADRIGARYAAVIGDDELERGEVGLKNLRTQEQRQVPLANLAEAVREWNQQDEEGLAQ, encoded by the coding sequence ATGGCATTCCAAAAGCCGCCGGGCACGCAGGACTTCCTGCCGGGCGCGTCCGAGCTGTGGCAATACGTCGAGCGGACCGCGAGGGAAGTCGCCAGAAAGTACAGGTTCAGGGAGATCCGTACGCCCGTATTCGAAGCGACCGAGCTGTTCCAGCGAGGCGTCGGAGAGACGACGGACATCGTCGAGAAGGAAATGTATACGTTCGTCGACAAGGGCGACCGCAGCATGACGTTGCGGCCGGAAGGGACCGCAGGCGTCGTCCGCGCCTACGTGGAGAACAAGCTGTACGGCGAACCCGAGCTGTCCAAGCTCTACTACATCGGGCCGATGTTCAGGTACGAGCGGGCGCAAGCCGGCCGCTACCGTCAGTTCCACCAATTCGGGGTGGAGGCGATCGGATCCGAGGATCCGGCGCTCGACGCCGAGGTCGTGGCGCTTGGCTATTCCTTTTATAAGGAAGTGGGCTTGACCGGCGTGACGGTCGACATCAATTCCGTCGGCACGCCCGAGGTGCGCGCGGCGTACCGGGAGACGCTGCTCGGCTTCCTCCGTCCGATCAAGGACACGCTGTGCAAGGACTGCCAGTCGCGCATGGAGCGCAACCCGCTGCGCGTGCTCGACTGCAAGGTGGACCAGGACAAGTTCGAAGGCGCGCCATCGATCCTCGACAGCCTTGACGAGGCTTGCAGCGCGCACTTCGCGCTCGTGCGGCAGTACCTGGACGATATGGGCGTCCCGTATCGCGTCAATCCGCGGCTCGTGCGCGGGCTGGACTACTACACGCACACGGCGTTCGAGTACAAGGCGCAGGGCATCGGCGCGATCGACACGATCGGAGGCGGCGGGCGCTACAACGGCCTCGTCTCGCAGATCGGCGGCGAAGATCGTCCGGGCGTCGGCCTTGGCCTCGGACTCGAGCGCACCGTCATGCTGCTCGAGAGTCAGAACGCGAAGCCGGACTTCGGGCCGGCCGTCGACGTGTTCGTGATCGCGCTCGGCGAGCGGGCGGAGCGGGAGACGCCAGGCCTGCTCTACCGGCTGCGCGAAGCCGGCCTGTCGGTCGACAAGGACTACCAGGGTCGCAAGACGAAGACGCTGTTCAAGGCGGCCGACCGCATCGGCGCACGATATGCGGCCGTCATCGGCGACGACGAGCTCGAGCGCGGAGAGGTCGGGCTGAAAAACCTAAGGACGCAGGAGCAGCGGCAAGTGCCGCTCGCCAATCTGGCCGAAGCGGTACGCGAATGGAACCAACAAGACGAAGAGGGGTTAGCGCAATGA
- the aspS gene encoding aspartate--tRNA ligase, whose amino-acid sequence MLKTFDAGKLTKEHVGQSVVLNGWVQGWRDFGGILFIDLRDRSGIVQIVFNPEFSGDALELGGRARNEYVLAVKGKVVERDPETVNANLATGEIEVQVTEVEIMNSAKTPPFPIEDGVEVDESLRLKYRYLDLRRPEMQRTLYLRSKATKVFRDFLDENGFLDVETPILTLSTPEGARDYLVPSRVHPGEFFALPQSPQLFKQLLMIGGIERYYQVARCFRDEDLRADRQPEFTQVDIETSFLSQDQLLGMMEELMARLFRETIGAEIETPFQRLTYHDAIHKYGSDKPDLRFGLEIEDVTDIVKTSEVKVFASVAAGGGVVKALNAKGCASWSRKELDDLQPFAARYGGKGIAWITVKDGEWKGPIVKFFKPEEIASLTERLGVEDGDLLCFSADKLKTAADVMGNLRLKVGRDLGLIDNKKFKFLWVVDFPLLGWDEEGKRFVAEHHPFTRPRDEDVALFDTDPGAIRAQAYDIVLNGYEVGGGSMRIYRREVQEKMFSALGFTLEEAKERFGFFLDAFDYGTPPHGGIAFGLDRLIMLLTGRTNLRETIAFPKTASATDLLTDAPSGVEHKQLEDLHIRLSAKALAAQAKAAAPAEQSESEAGGEEPAAAKE is encoded by the coding sequence ATGCTTAAAACATTTGACGCAGGCAAGCTGACGAAAGAACACGTGGGACAGTCCGTCGTACTGAACGGGTGGGTACAGGGCTGGCGCGACTTCGGGGGCATTCTGTTCATCGACCTCCGCGACCGCAGCGGGATCGTGCAGATCGTATTCAATCCCGAATTTTCCGGCGACGCGCTGGAGCTGGGCGGACGCGCGCGCAACGAATACGTGCTCGCGGTGAAGGGCAAAGTCGTCGAACGCGATCCCGAGACGGTGAACGCGAACCTAGCGACCGGCGAGATCGAAGTGCAAGTGACCGAAGTCGAGATCATGAACAGCGCCAAGACGCCGCCGTTCCCGATCGAGGACGGCGTCGAGGTTGACGAGTCGCTGCGTCTGAAGTATCGCTACCTCGACCTGCGCCGTCCGGAGATGCAGCGTACGCTGTACCTGCGCTCCAAGGCGACCAAGGTATTCCGCGACTTCCTCGACGAGAACGGCTTCCTCGACGTCGAGACGCCGATCCTGACGCTGAGCACGCCGGAAGGCGCGCGCGACTACCTCGTGCCGAGCCGCGTGCATCCGGGCGAATTTTTCGCCTTGCCGCAGTCGCCGCAGCTGTTCAAGCAACTGCTCATGATCGGCGGCATCGAGCGCTATTACCAGGTCGCCCGCTGCTTCCGCGACGAAGATCTTCGCGCAGACCGCCAGCCGGAGTTCACGCAGGTCGACATCGAGACGTCGTTCCTGTCGCAGGACCAACTGCTTGGCATGATGGAAGAGCTGATGGCGCGCCTGTTCCGCGAAACGATCGGCGCCGAGATCGAGACGCCTTTCCAGCGTCTCACCTATCACGACGCCATCCACAAGTACGGCTCGGACAAGCCGGACCTGCGCTTCGGGCTCGAGATCGAGGACGTCACCGATATCGTCAAGACGAGCGAAGTCAAAGTATTCGCTTCGGTCGCTGCCGGCGGCGGCGTGGTCAAAGCGCTTAACGCCAAGGGCTGCGCGAGCTGGAGCCGCAAGGAGCTCGACGACCTGCAGCCGTTCGCCGCCCGCTACGGCGGCAAGGGCATCGCCTGGATCACGGTCAAGGACGGCGAATGGAAGGGGCCGATCGTCAAGTTCTTCAAGCCTGAAGAAATAGCCTCGCTGACCGAGCGTCTGGGCGTCGAAGACGGCGACCTGCTTTGCTTCTCCGCCGACAAGCTGAAGACGGCCGCCGACGTCATGGGCAACCTGCGTCTGAAAGTCGGCCGCGATCTCGGCCTGATCGACAACAAGAAGTTCAAGTTCCTGTGGGTCGTCGACTTTCCGCTTCTCGGCTGGGACGAAGAGGGCAAGCGCTTCGTCGCCGAGCATCATCCGTTCACCCGTCCGCGCGACGAGGACGTCGCGTTGTTCGATACCGATCCGGGCGCGATCCGCGCGCAGGCGTACGATATCGTTCTTAACGGCTATGAAGTCGGCGGCGGCTCGATGCGGATTTACCGCCGCGAAGTGCAAGAGAAGATGTTCTCGGCGCTTGGCTTCACGCTCGAAGAAGCGAAGGAACGCTTCGGCTTCTTCCTCGACGCGTTCGACTACGGCACGCCGCCGCACGGCGGCATCGCCTTCGGCCTCGACCGCCTGATCATGCTGCTGACCGGCCGCACGAACCTGCGCGAGACGATCGCCTTCCCGAAGACGGCGAGCGCGACGGATCTGCTGACGGACGCGCCTTCGGGCGTCGAGCACAAGCAGCTCGAGGACCTGCACATTCGCCTCTCGGCCAAAGCCCTCGCCGCCCAAGCGAAGGCAGCCGCGCCGGCCGAGCAGTCCGAATCCGAAGCCGGCGGCGAAGAGCCGGCTGCCGCCAAGGAATAA